Proteins encoded in a region of the Lepisosteus oculatus isolate fLepOcu1 chromosome 23, fLepOcu1.hap2, whole genome shotgun sequence genome:
- the arhgap32b gene encoding rho GTPase-activating protein 32 isoform X5: MKSRPTKQKLKQRGILRERVFGCDLGEHLLNSGHDVPQVLKSCTEFIEKHGVVDGMYRLSGIASNIQKLRHEFDSEQIPDLTKDVYIQDIHCVGSLCKLYFRELPNPLLTYQLYEKFSEAVSAATDEERLIKIHDVIQQLPPPHYRTLEFLMRHLSHLAAFSYVTNMHSKNLAIVWAPNLLRSKQIESACFSGTAAFMEVRIQSVVVEFILNHVDVLFSPKLSSLIREGAGHSSLSRPKSLLVSSPSTKLLTLEEAQARTQAQINSPVTADSKYIEVGEGPAALQGKFHTVIEFPTERKRPPAKAKKSPVGSWRSFFNLGKSSSMAKRKLHRNPSEPNEIKAMALAGGRGDTGTLRSAKSEESLTSLHNVEGEAKVYRPRRPRSSSDALSTSFNGDLLDSRHHCNSYDNVPQEDSDGDEGPVRVPALISPPRSTEDVDLSPPDIGMATLDFDPMSFQCSPPQPVLPSPEAGDVAGLGRSPGSASGSEPMSPSPEKFTSPFLSPDLSPALEDRAGGKKYPPTSSSSPPSTFAEKVAHALSPKIGRRCAKPPPPLTISEPVAISVPSRVSEIIGGLPPSPPPISQGLGRSSPPPMPLKSGEPRPAGGCQPDVPSKLSAPCASEARSSAITDRPEQAKPAACSHAQPGAVALDSPQGPAPVSAVTLLPPPPPPKNAARMLALALAESAQQASIQSQRRPSEPPTPTSPPRVPEPLDIIEWPPPPPLQSHAAADPPERAAPPAPASSSALAGTPTESQAAAPGVSSGTAHGADLPSVSPASQGRDGVTAAVSTTPSQPAAPPGPPATAAPSHRSPERPQPAMGQVPGTSSPAPTTGSAVKEVPTLSPQMQTAGGIPPQPQLKHADLPAQATQPHSTPPAARSVPAPPGPPHPAEKSRETAKPPAPHPRAESLPLYHSCGPAPPAPPVRSIESRLAAAALSGTEAANASNFHTILTEASMPASVEEALPQPPPPPRKSSALQQVYLYHSKPEAAPEPVGEGYYHHRAAAAATGQPSAPYHYRPESVPPHLSYPSKPEPQVLYSARADGRYSTLGPKSFHQSIKSRVPHRAEYSPAAGPSGHRGLGYSPGDGAAAYPTIRRVHSLHVPPTAVRSVPISRTEVPPDDELFYYQRPVYQYKPYTQTSQSDYHVTQLQPYFENGRVHYRYSPYSGANPLDAPYYDVDPYGTIRLRHFHSLTSRDLAPHLGRVGGKSGYHYLSRHIVPPGKEHSFVSRDMPPSPDVKGGPVYLAWDPEEAEKLRMHSIRRESRARQKAKAPVMSQYDNVGPVLQGDLGGVEILHLRSKSDPGKAVLMAAEAKDSRYSGPMATQHSLRHPLSDNEVLSCVELEKHYQGNGLSDKTAVSQKQSGPRNVQTLQHHPHQPQPPQRSLPQQQQQQQQQELNRPDPKNGQGEYDQMGGGGSSNSSRHWQEHPEARSYQSRYERPEQDRHMVRIKTTGGYPEEDPQVVPVKPVAPSKPERSHSLRGSHPHYHHPPNPAPHLQDNADRDHGVSYTYQPHGKRHSTMTVLSQYDNLDDYHPLPQPQTQPAAVPTRGGSTLVVGAGSFAPPSFAPSHNSRTYSTALGQGAFIQTELSLQRPEAEIHAE, from the exons TCCCTCAGGTCCTCAAGAGTTGCACAGAGTTCATCGAGAAGCATGGGGTGGTGGATGGAATGTATCGGCTCTCTGGAATTGCTTCCAACATTCAGAAATTACG GCACGAGTTTGACTCGGAGCAGATCCCAGACCTGACGAAGGATGTGTACATCCAGGATATCCACTGCGTGGGCTCCCTGTGCAAGCTGTATTTCCGAGAGCTGCCCAACCCCCTGCTCACCTACCAGCTCTACGAGAAATTCTCC GAGGCCGTGTCAGCCGCCACAGATGAGGAACGACTGATTAAAATCCATGATGTCATCCAGCAGCTCCCTCCTCCCCATTACAG gACTTTGGAGTTTCTGATGAGACATTTGTCCCATTTGGCTGCCTTCAGCTACGTCACCAACATGCACAGCAAGAATCTGGCCATTGTCTGGGCTCCCAACCTACTCAG GTCCAAGCAGATCGAGTCGGCGTGCTTCAGCGGCACTGCCGCCTTCATGGAGGTGCGGATCCAGTCGGTTGTGGTGGAATTCATTCTGAACCACGTggacgtgcttttcagccccaAGCTGAGCTCGCTCATCCGAGAAGGAGCAG GCCACAGCTCCCTGTCTCGGCCCAAATCCCTGCTGGTCTCCTCTCCCTCCACTAAGCTGCTGACACTGGAGGAAGCCCAGGCTCGCACCCAGGCCCAGATCAACTCCCCTGTCACAGCCGACAGCAAGTACATTGAAGTGGGAGAAGGGCCAGCAGCTCTGCAGGGCAAATTCCACACTGTCATAGAATTCCCCACTGAGAG GAAGAGGCCTCCCGCCAAGGCAAAGAAATCTCCAGTGGGCAGCTGGCGATCCTTCTTCAACCTGGGCAAGTCCTCCTCCATGGCCAAACGCAAGCTCCACCGCAACCCCAGCGAGCCCAATGAGATCAAGGCCATGGCTCTTGCCG GCGGCAGAGGAGATACGGGTACGCTGAGATCCGCCAAGAGCGAGGAGTCGCTCACCTCTCTGCACAATGTGGAAG GAGAGGCGAAGGTCTACAGGCCCCGCAGGCCGAGGTCCAGCAGTGACGCTCTCTCCACATCCTTCAACGGAGACCTGCTGGATAGCCGGCACCACTGCAACTCCTACGACAATGTCCCCCAGGAGGACAGCGACGGGGACGAGGGGCCCGTCCGGGTCCCGGCTCTCATCTCTCCACCGCGCTCCACCGAGGACGTGGACCTGAGCCCCCCGGACATCGGCATGGCCACCCTGGACTTTGACCCCATGTCCTTCCAGTGCAGCCCCCCGCAGCCTGTCCTCCCCTCACCGGAGGCGGGGGACGTGGCGGGACTGGGGAGGAGCCCTGGCAGCGCCAGTGGATCAGAGCCCATGTCGCCTTCCCCAGAGAAATTCACAAGCCCGTTCCTCTCGCCGGACCTCAGCCCAGCGCTGGAGGACAGGGCGGGGGGCAAGAAATAcccccccacctcctcctcctcccctcccTCCACCTTTGCCGAAAAGGTGGCCCACGCCCTCTCCCCCAAAATCGGTCGCAGGTGCGCCAAGCCGCCCCCGCCGCTGACGATTTCTGAGCCCGTGGCCATCTCGGTGCCCAGCCGGGTCTCCGAAATCATCGGGGGGCTCCCCCCCTCCCCGCCCCCCATCTCGCAGGGTCTGGGCCGCTCCTCCCCGCCCCCCATGCCGCTGAAGAGCGGCGAGCCGCGTCCCGCGGGGGGCTGCCAGCCGGACGTCCCCAGCAAGCTCTCCGCCCCTTGTGCCTCAGAGGCCCGGAGCTCGGCCATCACAGACCGACCCGAGCAGGCCAAGCCGGCCGCCTGCAGTCACGCCCAGCCAG GAGCCGTAGCTCTGGACTCTCCGCAGGGCCCTGCCCCCGTCAGCGCGGTcaccctcctccccccccctccccctccgaAGAACGCTGCCCGCATGCTTGCCCTGGCCCTGGCCGAGTCCGCGCAGCAGGCCTCCATACAGTCCCAGAGGAGGCCCTCTGAGCCCCCGACACCCACCTCCCCTCCCAGGGTGCCGGAACCACTGGACATCATCGAGTGGCCTCCCCCGCCGCCCCTTCAGTCCCACGCTGCCGCCGACCCGCCGGAGAGGGCCGCGCCTCCAGCGCCGGCCTCCTCTTCCGCCCTCGCCGGCACGCCCACGGAGAGCCAGGCCGCGGCCCCCGGCGTGAGCTCTGGCACTGCCCACGGCGCCGACCTGCCTAGCGTGTCCCCTGCCAGCCAAGGCCGTGACGGTGTCACAGCCGCCGTCTCGACGACGCCCAGCCAGCCTGCCGCGCCCCCCGGCCCCCCTGCCACCGCGGCACCCTCGCACAGGAGCCCCGAGAGACCGCAGCCTGCGATGGGCCAAGTGCCGGGGACCAGCAGCCCAGCCCCCACCACGGGCTCTGCCGTCAAGGAAGTTCCCACGCTGTCACCGCAG ATGCAGACAGCAGGAGGGATTCCTCCTCAGCCTCAGCTAAAGCATGCTGACCTTCCGGCCCAGGCGACCCAGCCCCACTCCACCCCCCCGGCTGCCCGCTCAGTCCCTGCCCCGCCCGGGCCCCCCCACCCCGCGGAGAAGTCTCGGGAGACGGCCAAGCCCCCCGCCCCTCACCCTCGGGCAGAGTCTCTTCCTCTGTATCACTCCTGTGGCCCCGCCCCGCCCGCCCCGCCCGTGCGCTCCATCGAGAGCAGGCTGGCCGCCGCCGCCCTCTCCGGCACCGAAGCCGCCAACGCCTCCAACTTTCACACCATCCTGACGGAGGCCTCCATGCCGGCCTCGGTGGAGGAAGCCCTGCCGCAGCCGCCGCCCCCCCCCCGGAAATCGTCTGCCCTCCAGCAGGTCTATCTCTACCACTCGAAACCGGAGGCCGCCCCAGAGCCTGTCGGGGAAGGTTATTACCATCAccgcgccgccgccgccgccaccggCCAGCCCTCCGCGCCGTATCACTACCGGCCGGAGAGCGTGCCGCCGCACTTATCCTACCCTTCCAAGCCGGAGCCCCAGGTCCTCTACAGCGCTCGGGCGGATGGTCGCTACAGCACTCTGGGTCCCAAGTCCTTCCATCAGTCCATCAAGTCGCGGGTTCCGCACAGGGCAGAATACAGTCCCGCTGCAGGACCCTCGGGCCATCGCGGGCTGGGTTACTCTCCCGGCGATGGGGCGGCGGCGTACCCGACGATCCGTAGAGTTCACTCTCTCCACGTGCCACCGACGGCTGTCCGCTCGGTGCCCATCTCCCGGACCGAGGTCCCCCCGGATGACGAACTTTTCTATTACCAGCGCCCGGTCTACCAGTACAAACCCTACACACAGACGTCGCAGTCAGACTACCACGTCACCCAGCTGCAGCCCTATTTCGAGAATGGGCGGGTGCACTATCGCTACAGCCCGTATTCGGGTGCTAACCCTCTGGATGCTCCCTATTATGATGTGGACCCTTACGGCACCATTCGGCTGCGGCACTTTCACTCCCTCACCAGCCGTGACCTGGCCCCGCACTTAGGCAGGGTGGGTGGAAAATCGGGCTACCACTACCTGTCGAGGCATATTGTGCCGCCAGGAAAAGAGCACAGCTTTGTAAGTCGCGACATGCCCCCGTCTCCTGATGTCAAGGGAGGGCCCGTCTATCTGGCCTGGGACCCAGAGGAAGCCGAGAAGCTTCGCATGCACTCCATTCGGCGCGAGAGCAGAGCGCGGCAGAAGGCCAAGGCGCCGGTGATGTCGCAGTACGATAACGTGGGCCCGGTCCTGCAAGGGGATCTGGGGGGTGTGGAGATCCTGCACCTCCGAAGCAAGTCAGACCCCGGAAAAGCCGTGCTGATGGCTGCAGAGGCGAAGGACAGCCGGTACAGCGGGCCAATGGCGACGCAGCATTCCCTGCGGCACCCTCTGTCCGACAACGAGGTCCTCTCGTGTGTTGAGCTCGAAAAGCACTACCAGGGCAACGGACTGAGTGACAAGACGGCTGTCTCGCAGAAGCAGAGTGGGCCCAGGAATGTCCAGACCTTGCAGCACCATCCACATCAGCCACAGCCACCACAGCGCAGTCTTccccagcaacagcagcagcagcagcagcaagagTTGAATCGCCCAGATCCCAAGAATGGGCAAGGGGAATACGACCAAATGGGCGGCGGCGGTAGCAGCAACAGCAGTAGGCACTGGCAGGAGCACCCGGAGGCCAGAAGCTACCAGTCCCGCTACGAGCGGCCTGAGCAAGACAGGCACATGGTGAGGATCAAAACCACTGGCGGCTACCCAGAGGAAGATCCACAGGTGGTCCCTGTGAAACCTGTGGCCCCTTCCAAGCCCGAGCGCTCTCACAGCCTCCGAGGGTCTCATCCGCACTACCATCACCCCCCCAACCCTGCTCCTCATCTCCAGGACAACGCAGATAGGGACCATGGAGTGTCATACACTTACCAGCCGCACGGCAAGCGGCACAGCACCATGACCGTGCTGTCCCAGTACGATAACTTGGATGACTATCATCCTTTACCTCAGCCCCAAACACAGCCAGCTGCTGTGCCCACCCGAGGGGGCAGCACCCTCGTGGTGGGTGCTGGCAGCTTCGCCCCTCCTAGTTTTGCACCCTCCCACAATAGCAGGACATACTCTACCGCCCTGGGGCAGGGCGCCTTCATTCAGACAGAGTTGTCCCTGCAGAGGCCCGAAGCAGAGATCCATGCCGAGTAA